Proteins co-encoded in one Astyanax mexicanus isolate ESR-SI-001 chromosome 1, AstMex3_surface, whole genome shotgun sequence genomic window:
- the LOC103038524 gene encoding trace amine-associated receptor 1-like, which produces MNLSQGELVDITPVCYDFLNGSCPKIVYPLFLKVPLYLFLSSVVILTVFGNLFVIIIIIHFKQLHMPTNYLVLSLAITDLLLGGILMPPSMVRSVETCWYLGPLFCKIHSSVDITLCTASILNLCFISIDRYYAVCHPLLYHSKITPFTTLIMIFICWSVSTLVGFGTIFLELNILGVEEFYYENVVCEGGCVLFESAAASTASSLLSFYLPGLVMLIIYIKIFRVAQKQAKSIQDSKWKNNIKSMLNKEQRKATKTLAVVLGVFLALWTPFFVCFFMNPFISYSVPPVLIEMFAWIGLMNSTCNPIVYAFFYTWFRKAFRVVLSGQIFQPGSSRMKLFSN; this is translated from the coding sequence ATGAACTTAAGCCAGGGTGAATTAGTAGACATTACTCCTGTTTgttatgattttttaaatggaTCTTGTCCGAAGATTGTCTATCCTCTGTTTTTGAAAGTGCCACTTTACTTGTTTCTCAGTTCAGTGGTGATTTTAACTGTTTTTGGAAACCTTTTtgtaatcataataattattcattttaagcaGCTGCACATGCCAACTAACTACCTTGTATTGTCTTTAGCTATAACTGATCTGCTGCTGGGGGGGATTCTGATGCCTCCTAGTATGGTACGCTCTGTAGAAACTTGCTGGTATTTGGGTCCTTTGTTCTGTAAAATACACAGCAGTGTTGACATTACTTTGTGCACTGCTTCTATTttgaatttgtgttttatatCTATTGACAGATATTATGCTGTGTGTCATCCTCTGCTGTATCACAGTAAAATCACCCCCTTTACAACATTAATCATGATTTTTATCTGCTGGAGTGTCTCCACTTTAGTTGGATTTGGAACAATATTTCTAGAGCTGAATATTCTGGGTGTTGAAGAGTTTTACTATGAGAATGTTGTGTGTGAAGGAGGCTGTGTGttgtttgaaagtgcagctgcAAGCACTGCTTCCTCTTTACTTTCCTTTTATTTACCTGGTCTTGTGATGCTTAtcatatatataaagatattccGTGTTGCACAAAAGCAAGCAAAGTCTATTCAGGACTCAAAAtggaaaaacaatataaaatcaaTGTTAAACAAAGAGCAAAGAAAAGCCACCAAGACCTTGGCTGTGGTTTTGGGCGTGTTCCTGGCACTTTGGACaccattttttgtctgtttttttatgaATCCTTTTATCAGTTACTCAGTTCCTCCAGTATTGATTGAAATGTTTGCTTGGATTGGACTTATGAATTCAACATGTAACCCTAttgtttatgcttttttttacacATGGTTTCGAAAAGCATTCAGAGTGGTTTTATCAGGTCAAATTTTTCAGCCAGGGTCCTCAAGAATGAAACTGTTTTCAAACTGA